One Kineococcus radiotolerans SRS30216 = ATCC BAA-149 DNA window includes the following coding sequences:
- a CDS encoding DUF4129 domain-containing protein — MSRLLAGVPVAPDRARGREWLARELAGPEYREAQGSWLARAWEWLQDWLSQVRVPGLGTSWTGVVVVVLLLAAVVAVVLLVGGPVRRSARQREPGAVFDAAPEPARAHFARADAAAAAGDWDLAVAERFRGLVRSLEERTLVDPRPGSTAGELAARAATSLPGCAEGLTRAARTFDDVRYGGRSAGAGTDGDLREVVRAVAATRPAVSA, encoded by the coding sequence GTGAGCCGGCTGCTGGCGGGGGTCCCCGTGGCCCCCGACCGGGCGCGCGGGCGGGAGTGGCTGGCCCGGGAACTGGCCGGTCCGGAGTACCGCGAGGCCCAGGGGTCGTGGCTGGCGCGGGCCTGGGAGTGGTTGCAGGACTGGCTCTCCCAGGTCCGGGTGCCGGGGCTGGGGACGAGCTGGACGGGCGTCGTCGTGGTCGTGCTGCTGCTCGCCGCCGTCGTCGCGGTGGTCCTGCTGGTCGGCGGGCCCGTGCGGCGCAGCGCCCGCCAGCGCGAGCCCGGTGCGGTCTTCGACGCCGCCCCCGAACCCGCGCGCGCGCACTTCGCCCGCGCCGACGCCGCGGCGGCGGCCGGGGACTGGGACCTCGCCGTGGCCGAGCGCTTCCGCGGGCTGGTCCGCTCCCTGGAGGAGCGCACCCTCGTCGACCCCCGGCCCGGGAGCACCGCCGGTGAGCTCGCCGCGCGGGCGGCGACGTCGCTGCCCGGCTGCGCCGAGGGCCTGACCCGGGCCGCGCGCACCTTCGACGACGTCCGCTACGGCGGGCGGAGCGCCGGGGCGGGCACCGACGGCGACCTGCGCGAGGTCGTCCGCGCGGTGGCCGCGACCCGTCCCGCGGTGAGCGCGTGA
- a CDS encoding glycerophosphoryl diester phosphodiesterase membrane domain-containing protein: MPPGAPQPGPPRPAAPRPGIVPLRPLGLGEIWDGAFRAFRQNPRVMVGLSAVVVVLTSFVTLVATYATTRDLVGALNRLEAAGGGVEDLFSSLQRTVPLLVLTSVLQAVAVLVLNGMLIVSVSRAVLGRTIGFGELWRTCRGRLLPLIGLSLVITLGTALVGALALAPGVLLVVFSGSDLVTGAGVVALLLGLLAWLAGGVFLWVRWSMATPAMLLEGLGVRAALRRSAALVRRSFWRTFGILLLTTIVTYVVVTAVAVPFGAVGTVLGGVDGGDPDSVWFAVSQTTSTLGSIIGSVVAYPFLASVTALLYVDLRMRREGLDVELHRASER, from the coding sequence GTGCCCCCGGGCGCCCCGCAGCCGGGCCCGCCGCGGCCCGCCGCCCCCCGCCCGGGCATCGTGCCGCTGCGGCCGCTGGGCCTGGGTGAGATCTGGGACGGCGCGTTCCGCGCGTTCCGGCAGAACCCGCGGGTGATGGTGGGGCTGTCGGCGGTGGTCGTGGTCCTCACCTCCTTCGTGACCCTGGTGGCGACCTACGCCACGACCCGCGACCTCGTCGGGGCCCTCAACCGGCTGGAGGCCGCCGGCGGCGGGGTGGAGGACCTCTTCTCCTCGCTGCAGCGCACGGTGCCGCTGCTGGTCCTCACCTCCGTGCTGCAGGCCGTGGCCGTCCTCGTCCTCAACGGGATGCTCATCGTCAGCGTCAGCCGCGCGGTGCTCGGGCGCACCATCGGCTTCGGGGAGCTGTGGCGCACCTGCCGGGGCCGGCTGCTGCCGCTGATCGGGCTGTCGCTGGTCATCACCCTGGGCACCGCCCTGGTGGGGGCGCTCGCGCTGGCCCCCGGCGTGCTGCTGGTGGTGTTCTCCGGTTCGGACCTGGTCACCGGCGCCGGGGTGGTCGCGCTGCTGCTCGGCCTGCTCGCCTGGCTGGCGGGCGGGGTGTTCCTCTGGGTGCGGTGGTCGATGGCGACCCCGGCGATGCTGCTGGAGGGGCTCGGCGTGAGGGCGGCGCTGCGCCGGTCCGCCGCCCTGGTCCGGCGCTCCTTCTGGCGCACCTTCGGGATCCTGCTGCTGACCACGATCGTCACCTACGTCGTCGTGACGGCCGTGGCGGTGCCCTTCGGCGCCGTGGGGACGGTGCTGGGCGGGGTCGACGGCGGCGACCCGGACTCGGTCTGGTTCGCGGTGTCGCAGACCACCTCGACGCTGGGCTCGATCATCGGCAGCGTCGTGGCGTACCCGTTCCTGGCCTCGGTCACGGCCCTGCTCTACGTGGACCTGCGGATGCGCCGCGAGGGTCTCGACGTGGAGCTGCACCGGGCGTCGGAGCGGTGA